The following nucleotide sequence is from Gymnodinialimonas phycosphaerae.
CGATCATCTTCGCCTCCGTTGATATCCGACATCACAGCTAATCATCGTGCGCCTGCCGCGCAACGTTGACCCCCCATATGGGTCGCGATACCTGTGGGGCCACCCATGCTTTGGAGCCCCCCATGACCCTTGCCAACGGCCGCCATTACCTTGCCATTCCAGGCCCCTCTGTCATGCCCGACAGGGTGCTGCAAGCGATGCACCGGGCCGCACCCAACATCTATCGCGGAGAGTTGCCCGACATGGTCGCGACCATCGTTCCGGACCTCAAGGCCATCGCGAAGACCAAGCACCACGTCGCCATGTACATCTGCAACGGCCACGGCGTGTGGGAGGCCTCGCTGATGAACTGCTTTTCGCGGGGCGACAAGGTTCTGGTCCTGGGCACGGGTCGTTTCGGCAACGGGTGGGGCGACTTGGCCAAAGCCCTTGGCATCGACACGCACCTGCTGGATTTCGGCAATGCCGCGGACGTGGACCTGGCCCGCGTGGCAGAGGTGTTGGAGGCCGACACCGCGCAAGAGATCAAGGGCGTTCTCATCGTGCAGGTCGATACCTCGACCTCCGTGAAGAACGACGTATTGGGCCTGCGCGCGGCGCTGGACGCAGCGGGGCACCCGGCACTGCTGTTGTCCGACAACATCGCATGCCTTGGCTGTGACGAATTCCACATGGACGACTGGGGTGTCGACGTGATGATCACGGGCTCGCAGAAGGGCCTGATGACGCCACCGGGCATGGCCTTCGTCTACTTCAACGACAAGGCGGACGCCGCACGAGAGACCGCTGATCTGGTGACGCCCTATTGGGATTGGCGGATGCGTGTCGATCCGGACTACTTCTACAAGTATTTCTTCGGCACCGCCCCTACGCATCATCTTTATGGTCTGCGCACGGCGCTGGACATGATCGTCCACGAAGAAGGCCTGGATGCGGTCTGGAACCGCCACAAGGTGCTGGCCGAGTCGATCTGGGCCGCGCTGGAGGTCTGGGGTCAAGCGGGACCAATACGCGCCAATATCACCGAGCGAGAGAAGCGGTCCCACGCGGTAACGCTGGTGAACTTCGGACCGGGCAATGGGTTGAAGCTGCGCGACTGGATGGAACACTCCTACGGCGTCACCCTTGGCATTCCGTTGGAAGGCGTTGAAAATCCAGACGACTATCTGCGGATCGGGCATATGGGGCATGTGAACGGCCAGATGGTTCTGGGCGTGTTGGCCGGGTTGCAAGCAGGCATGACCGCGCTTCAGATCCCGCACGGCCCAACGGGAGTTGAGGCCGCGATGCGGGTGGTGGCCGAGGCGACCTAGAGCGCTCTTGGCAGGGCTGCTGCGAAAGCATCAAGGGCGACGGCGGGCGCGCAGGACACGCGAATGCAGCGGTCTTGCGGCGCGATGAAGGGCATGCGGACGAAGATGCCTTGGGCGATTAGTTTGGCCACGACGCTGCGGGCATAATCGCCGTCTTTGCGGCAGTCGATCGTGACGAAATTCGTGGCCGAGGGTAGCGGCGTGAGACCGTTTAACAATGCGATTTCAGCAATATGGTCACGGCCGGCACCAATCAGCGCAAGCGTATTGGCCAAGTGATCCTGATCCTCCAAGGCCGCCAACGCAGCAGCTTGCGCCACCCGACCCATCCCGAAATGATTGCGGATCTTGGCGAAGGAGGTGATGAACTCTGCCGCCGCAATGCCATAGCCGACACGCATCCCCGCCAGCCCATAAGCCTTTGAGAACGTGCGAAACCGGATCACACGTGGGTGGGTGACGTCGAGGGGCGGAATAGCATCAGACGGCGCGGTGTCGGCGTAAGCCTCATCCAGCGCCAGCACGCATCCCTCGGGCAGCGCGTCGATCATCCGCTGGACGACCGCAGCCGAATGCCAGGACCCCATCGGGTTATCGGGGTTGGCGAAATAGATCAGCTTGGCGTCGACCTCGCGGGCCTTGGCGATCAGGGCGTCGGGATCCTCATGGTCGTCGCGGTAGGGCACCTTGTGCAGCGTGCCGCCAAACCCCGCGACGTGGTAGTTGAAGGTCGGATAGGCGCCATCAGATGTCACCACCGCGTCGCCCGGCCCCACCAGAAGCCGAACGAGGTAGCCCAGAAGGCCGTCGATCCCCTCGCCCACGATTGTATTCTCTGGGGCCACTGCGTGATGTGCCGCAAGGGCATGGCGCAGGTCATGGACCTCTGGATCGCCGTACATCCAAGCGCCCGAGGCGGCCTTGGCCATCGCGTCGAGCGCCTTCGGGGAAGGGCCGAAGACGCTTTCATTCGCGCCAAGACGTGCGACGAACGGCGCCCCCATGGCGCGCTCCTGCGTCTCGGGGCCCACGAAGGGAACGGTGGCAGGCAAGGATTGAACGAGGGCGGTATAGCGAGGATCAGTCATGGCGTCAGCGTTTGCGGATTTTTCCCCGTCCTGCAAGGGGCAGCTTCAGGCATGTTATCCACCATGACCCAAACTCGCCGCCAATTCATCGTCCTTTCTGTCGCCGCCGCGACAGCCGCGCGCCTGGCCCCAACGCTTGCAGCACGCGCCGGGGGAAAGCGCGTGCTGACACTTGTCTACGACAAGGGGTTGGGAATGATGCGCGCCGTGGACCGAATTGTGCCCTAAGCGCGCCGTTTCTCAGTGGTGATCGACAGCGAGGTAGCGGGCATTGACCCAACCGCGCTGGTAGCCTTGGTAGGCGACCGTGCACCACGTCGCGGGGCCATAAGAGGTCGAGATCTGCGCGCAGTTACCGACCTGAATGCCACGGGCATTGTAGGGCAAGTGATAGACAACGTGATTGCGGACGCCGGGGCCGTGACGGAC
It contains:
- a CDS encoding Tat pathway signal protein; the encoded protein is MTQTRRQFIVLSVAAATAARLAPTLAARAGGKRVLTLVYDKGLGMMRAVDRIVP
- a CDS encoding pyridoxal-phosphate-dependent aminotransferase family protein — encoded protein: MTLANGRHYLAIPGPSVMPDRVLQAMHRAAPNIYRGELPDMVATIVPDLKAIAKTKHHVAMYICNGHGVWEASLMNCFSRGDKVLVLGTGRFGNGWGDLAKALGIDTHLLDFGNAADVDLARVAEVLEADTAQEIKGVLIVQVDTSTSVKNDVLGLRAALDAAGHPALLLSDNIACLGCDEFHMDDWGVDVMITGSQKGLMTPPGMAFVYFNDKADAARETADLVTPYWDWRMRVDPDYFYKYFFGTAPTHHLYGLRTALDMIVHEEGLDAVWNRHKVLAESIWAALEVWGQAGPIRANITEREKRSHAVTLVNFGPGNGLKLRDWMEHSYGVTLGIPLEGVENPDDYLRIGHMGHVNGQMVLGVLAGLQAGMTALQIPHGPTGVEAAMRVVAEAT
- a CDS encoding pyridoxal phosphate-dependent aminotransferase, translating into MTDPRYTALVQSLPATVPFVGPETQERAMGAPFVARLGANESVFGPSPKALDAMAKAASGAWMYGDPEVHDLRHALAAHHAVAPENTIVGEGIDGLLGYLVRLLVGPGDAVVTSDGAYPTFNYHVAGFGGTLHKVPYRDDHEDPDALIAKAREVDAKLIYFANPDNPMGSWHSAAVVQRMIDALPEGCVLALDEAYADTAPSDAIPPLDVTHPRVIRFRTFSKAYGLAGMRVGYGIAAAEFITSFAKIRNHFGMGRVAQAAALAALEDQDHLANTLALIGAGRDHIAEIALLNGLTPLPSATNFVTIDCRKDGDYARSVVAKLIAQGIFVRMPFIAPQDRCIRVSCAPAVALDAFAAALPRAL